From the genome of Limisalsivibrio acetivorans, one region includes:
- a CDS encoding helix-turn-helix domain-containing protein — MELSDRLKQLRKHFKVSQAEIGRILDVGQQAVSHYESKGSIEASRLEILADHFSVDIKYFYEDGPISDYLGNSKGSLMPMGGMNIPVPAGWEELLIRISAMNYNDIKRIEKVLESLVEVFEEGKRQSPKP; from the coding sequence ATGGAACTATCAGATAGACTCAAACAACTAAGGAAACATTTCAAAGTATCCCAGGCAGAAATAGGCAGAATCCTCGATGTTGGTCAGCAGGCTGTCTCCCATTACGAAAGCAAGGGAAGCATTGAGGCCTCAAGGCTTGAGATTCTCGCAGATCACTTCAGTGTTGATATTAAATACTTCTACGAAGACGGCCCCATCTCGGACTACCTTGGGAACAGCAAGGGCTCGCTTATGCCCATGGGTGGAATGAATATACCTGTTCCCGCCGGCTGGGAAGAGCTCCTTATACGCATTTCCGCCATGAACTACAACGATATCAAAAGGATCGAAAAGGTTCTGGAGTCCCTTGTGGAGGTATTTGAAGAGGGAAAGAGACAAAGCCCCAAACCCTGA
- a CDS encoding S8 family serine peptidase: protein MDEEKIYPIYYIPYRDEFCTPLPRRGRGGKTRALNKRISRETLSEKVEKGYHYYRSFKFNRGLPVVEQILLEKGSEAKSLRQSFLKTTKARLVGSAGLRRILFSVEDEAHLGRIASMIRYSRNTDFYSSLTHFEDIGGFMPEDKRELSSLFLHRLHNAQRGDDELIKIICFSISGAEEKTADFLAGEIGAEDVRLNCLGSGIKSIYCRVPSLRDKLDVILSHSLIRNIAEQEQTTLTPQYLRREEIPVECIVKREKGKTYPVVGVFDTGVAPGSYLREWEYASHSFVECGMENNMHGTFVTGRLLQKGENFGGIMYLDINCIPDTSRRRVCFSDVAPYIECMVMKYNDRVKFWNLSMGTDEPGGRNISECAAFIDHLQYKYDVVFIIPTGNYHKLRSWDMEELKDENRLTPPADSLHGITVGSITQESTNILPALYPSLFTRRGRGACMAVKPDLVYYGGTHEMRFGRYLPRGVHSIGINNEIAEDTGTSHASPPVAAAAAELYHTLLFAGMNTDMVKALLLHRAEYPSGEDQDSCTEATRSYYGWGIPTFGDSLLCEGGDTLTFITCGRLKTGCIMEVGSITVPPELLENGKLSGRIDMTLSSKVPVNPEFPDFYTCINLEASLGFYEKGNWRSILSGKDISGMPDDEALREVYKWLPTKKYTQSFKKKKCPGILILRLSTSRRDFHEGDNEIPYGVAISFRGHGKNIHSRVCSENTVSSFTFEKTAGNY, encoded by the coding sequence ATGGACGAAGAGAAGATATACCCCATCTACTACATACCCTACAGGGATGAATTCTGTACCCCTCTGCCCAGGAGGGGGAGAGGGGGAAAAACCAGAGCTTTGAACAAAAGGATATCAAGGGAAACTCTATCTGAGAAAGTTGAAAAAGGTTATCATTATTATCGATCATTTAAATTCAACAGAGGCCTCCCCGTGGTGGAGCAGATCCTGCTGGAAAAGGGTTCTGAGGCCAAGTCACTCCGTCAGTCCTTCCTGAAAACCACAAAGGCCCGCCTTGTGGGGAGTGCAGGGCTTCGAAGGATACTCTTCTCCGTCGAGGATGAAGCACACCTAGGAAGGATCGCCTCCATGATACGCTACAGCAGAAACACCGACTTTTATTCATCTCTAACCCATTTCGAGGACATCGGCGGTTTCATGCCCGAAGACAAGAGGGAGCTTTCATCACTCTTTTTGCACAGGCTCCATAACGCTCAAAGAGGGGATGATGAACTTATAAAGATCATATGCTTCAGCATCTCCGGTGCGGAGGAGAAAACGGCGGACTTCCTTGCCGGGGAAATCGGTGCGGAAGATGTCCGGCTGAACTGCCTGGGGAGCGGTATCAAAAGCATATACTGCCGGGTCCCTAGCTTGAGGGATAAGCTTGATGTTATCCTGAGCCATTCCCTGATTAGGAACATAGCGGAACAGGAGCAGACAACACTCACCCCTCAATATCTCAGACGGGAAGAGATCCCAGTGGAATGCATAGTAAAGCGGGAGAAGGGGAAGACATACCCTGTGGTCGGGGTGTTCGATACAGGTGTCGCCCCAGGCTCCTACCTCCGGGAATGGGAATACGCATCCCACAGCTTTGTGGAATGCGGCATGGAGAACAACATGCACGGAACCTTCGTTACGGGGAGGCTTCTACAGAAGGGTGAAAACTTCGGCGGTATAATGTATCTGGATATCAACTGCATACCGGATACCTCAAGGCGAAGGGTATGTTTCAGTGATGTGGCTCCGTATATTGAGTGCATGGTAATGAAATACAACGATAGAGTTAAGTTCTGGAACCTGTCCATGGGAACAGATGAACCGGGTGGCAGAAACATAAGCGAGTGTGCAGCGTTCATTGATCACCTGCAGTATAAGTACGATGTGGTATTCATAATACCGACCGGCAACTACCATAAACTCCGCAGCTGGGATATGGAAGAGCTGAAGGACGAGAACAGGTTAACCCCGCCTGCAGACAGCCTGCACGGGATCACTGTGGGGAGTATCACCCAGGAATCGACAAATATACTTCCGGCACTTTATCCCTCCCTCTTTACCCGAAGGGGGAGAGGAGCCTGCATGGCTGTTAAGCCGGATCTTGTTTACTACGGAGGAACCCACGAGATGCGCTTCGGGAGGTATCTTCCGAGAGGAGTGCACTCCATTGGTATCAACAACGAAATAGCCGAAGATACAGGAACATCGCATGCATCACCGCCTGTGGCGGCAGCTGCCGCAGAACTTTATCACACCCTCCTCTTCGCCGGCATGAACACGGACATGGTCAAAGCACTCCTGCTCCACAGGGCTGAGTACCCGTCCGGGGAGGATCAGGATTCTTGTACAGAGGCCACACGCTCATATTACGGCTGGGGTATACCAACCTTCGGCGACAGTCTCCTCTGCGAAGGAGGGGATACGCTCACATTTATTACCTGCGGCAGACTCAAGACGGGGTGCATTATGGAAGTAGGCTCCATTACCGTCCCACCCGAACTGCTTGAAAACGGTAAACTTAGCGGGAGGATAGATATGACCCTCTCGTCAAAGGTTCCAGTAAACCCCGAATTCCCCGATTTCTACACCTGCATAAACCTCGAAGCATCACTCGGGTTTTATGAAAAAGGGAACTGGAGGAGCATACTCTCAGGCAAAGATATCTCCGGTATGCCCGATGATGAAGCCCTCAGGGAGGTTTATAAATGGCTACCCACGAAAAAATACACCCAGAGCTTTAAAAAAAAGAAGTGTCCAGGTATACTTATTCTGAGACTAAGCACTTCACGGAGGGATTTCCACGAAGGGGATAACGAAATACCGTACGGTGTTGCCATAAGCTTCAGAGGGCATGGGAAAAACATACACAGCAGAGTATGCTCTGAGAACACGGTTTCATCCTTTACTTTTGAAAAGACTGCCGGTAATTATTGA
- a CDS encoding response regulator, producing the protein MGAELSTLKVLYVEDESVTRMAVTRVLQKRVAEVFSAKDGKEGLDLYTQHKPDVVLTDLQMPVMDGWEMIAEIRKENGNVPIIVISAYDYEDSQYKVCDSIVKPVIKDVLFEKIERCAK; encoded by the coding sequence ATGGGAGCAGAGCTTTCAACTCTCAAAGTTCTTTATGTAGAAGATGAATCTGTCACACGTATGGCTGTTACTCGTGTGCTCCAAAAAAGGGTCGCCGAGGTTTTCTCTGCCAAAGATGGAAAAGAAGGTCTTGATCTGTACACACAGCATAAACCTGATGTTGTTTTGACGGATCTCCAAATGCCCGTTATGGACGGATGGGAGATGATCGCAGAGATCAGAAAAGAGAACGGCAATGTTCCTATTATCGTCATCTCCGCCTATGATTACGAAGATAGCCAGTACAAGGTATGTGATTCTATAGTCAAGCCTGTTATTAAGGATGTTCTTTTCGAAAAGATAGAACGCTGCGCTAAATGA
- the fumC gene encoding class II fumarate hydratase, which yields MKTRIEKDTMGEIEVPESSYWGAQTQRSLQNFRIGWEKMPIRLIYAFAVLKRSAAVVNNQLGKLDDDKKNAIVQACDEITSGKMDEQFPLSVWQTGSGTQSNMNMNEVVANRATEILGGDFKSEKLVHPNDHVNMSQSSNDTFPTAMHIAAVSEVEDVLLPSIKRLRDMLDEKAKEFESVVKIGRTHLQDATPLTLGQEFSGYVAMLDTDYDQIEKSLERVRELALGGTAVGTGINAHPKMGVMSAEEISDHTGKRFVTAPNKFQSLTSHDALVYSSGALKALAADMMKIANDIRWLASGPRCGIGELTIPANEPGSSIMPGKVNPTQAEAVTMVSCQVMGNDAAIGFAASQGNFELNVFKPVIIYNYLQSVKLLADSMDSFGQNCAEGIEANKDIIAKYLKDSLMLVTALNPHIGYENAAKIAKTAFEENLTLKETAVKLKLLKAEEFDKLVNPMDMVEPKE from the coding sequence ATGAAAACGAGGATTGAGAAGGACACGATGGGTGAGATAGAGGTTCCCGAATCGAGCTATTGGGGGGCCCAGACCCAGAGAAGCCTTCAGAATTTCCGTATAGGCTGGGAGAAGATGCCCATCAGGCTTATCTACGCCTTTGCCGTTCTCAAGCGTTCCGCCGCTGTTGTTAATAACCAGCTGGGAAAGCTGGATGATGATAAGAAGAACGCCATCGTACAGGCTTGCGATGAGATAACTTCGGGTAAGATGGATGAACAGTTCCCCCTCTCCGTATGGCAGACTGGAAGCGGCACACAGTCGAACATGAACATGAATGAGGTTGTCGCAAACCGTGCCACAGAGATCCTCGGCGGTGACTTCAAGAGTGAGAAGCTTGTTCACCCCAACGATCATGTGAACATGTCCCAAAGCTCCAACGACACCTTTCCCACAGCTATGCACATCGCCGCTGTCTCCGAGGTGGAGGATGTTCTGCTCCCCTCTATAAAGAGACTGCGTGATATGCTCGATGAAAAGGCGAAGGAATTCGAGAGTGTTGTTAAGATAGGGCGTACCCATCTTCAGGATGCTACTCCCCTTACGTTGGGACAGGAGTTCAGCGGCTATGTCGCCATGCTCGATACGGACTATGACCAGATCGAAAAAAGCCTTGAAAGGGTGCGTGAGCTGGCCCTCGGAGGTACAGCCGTGGGGACTGGTATAAACGCCCACCCGAAGATGGGCGTGATGTCCGCAGAGGAGATCTCTGACCATACAGGAAAAAGATTTGTTACGGCTCCGAACAAGTTCCAGTCGCTCACTTCCCACGACGCCCTAGTATATTCCAGTGGTGCGCTTAAGGCTTTGGCGGCTGATATGATGAAGATCGCAAACGATATACGTTGGCTCGCCTCCGGCCCCAGATGCGGCATAGGTGAGCTTACTATACCCGCAAACGAACCGGGTAGCTCTATCATGCCGGGTAAGGTGAATCCCACACAGGCGGAGGCGGTTACCATGGTCTCCTGCCAGGTTATGGGTAACGATGCGGCCATAGGTTTTGCCGCCTCCCAGGGTAATTTTGAACTGAACGTATTCAAGCCGGTTATAATATACAACTACCTCCAGTCCGTTAAGCTTCTGGCGGACTCTATGGACTCCTTCGGGCAGAACTGCGCAGAGGGTATTGAGGCGAATAAGGATATAATCGCTAAATATCTGAAGGATTCCCTGATGCTCGTGACAGCATTGAACCCGCATATCGGCTATGAGAATGCGGCTAAGATCGCAAAAACAGCCTTCGAGGAGAACCTTACGCTTAAGGAGACCGCAGTGAAGTTGAAACTGCTTAAGGCGGAGGAATTTGACAAGCTGGTTAACCCAATGGATATGGTGGAACCGAAGGAGTAG
- a CDS encoding fumarate hydratase gives MELKDAMLELIRKCSTDLSPDVEKAIKEAYETEDERTSAKNVFGTILENIALAREASSPICQDTGAIVCYVDFPVGDSEKKYREALEWAAAEATKLQYLRPNAVDPITGKNSGNNIGVNAPYMHFHQWDKDEVRVRLMLKGGGSENVGAQYKLPDTGLKAGRDLRGVRKVIIDAVLKAQGQGCAPGIIGVGIGGDRVTSFALSKEQFFRTLGERSENPDLAALEEELMDDLNKLNIGPMGFGGKTTALGVNIAAQHRHPATYYVSISYTCWAYRRKSMTIKGSEVSYD, from the coding sequence ATGGAACTCAAAGATGCAATGTTGGAACTGATCCGCAAATGTTCCACAGATCTTTCTCCCGATGTGGAGAAGGCTATCAAAGAGGCGTATGAAACCGAGGATGAGAGGACTTCTGCAAAGAACGTTTTCGGAACCATCCTTGAGAATATCGCCCTTGCCAGAGAGGCTTCCAGCCCTATCTGTCAGGACACGGGTGCGATCGTCTGTTATGTGGACTTCCCCGTGGGCGATAGTGAGAAGAAGTACCGTGAGGCTCTTGAGTGGGCGGCGGCTGAGGCTACCAAGCTCCAGTACCTACGTCCCAACGCCGTTGATCCCATAACAGGCAAGAACTCCGGCAACAATATCGGCGTAAACGCACCCTACATGCACTTTCACCAGTGGGACAAGGACGAGGTTCGTGTCCGTCTCATGCTGAAAGGTGGCGGTTCCGAGAATGTGGGTGCCCAGTATAAGCTCCCCGACACCGGACTCAAGGCCGGACGTGACCTCAGAGGCGTCCGCAAGGTTATAATTGATGCGGTTCTTAAGGCTCAGGGACAGGGATGCGCACCCGGAATAATCGGCGTCGGCATCGGCGGCGACAGGGTTACCTCCTTCGCTCTCTCCAAGGAGCAGTTCTTCCGCACCCTCGGTGAGAGGAGCGAGAATCCCGATCTAGCAGCCCTTGAGGAAGAGCTTATGGATGATCTTAACAAGCTCAACATCGGCCCCATGGGCTTCGGCGGAAAGACAACCGCCCTCGGCGTAAACATCGCAGCTCAGCACAGGCATCCGGCTACCTACTACGTATCCATTTCTTACACCTGCTGGGCATACCGCAGAAAATCCATGACCATAAAGGGGAGCGAGGTGAGCTATGATTAA
- a CDS encoding FumA C-terminus/TtdB family hydratase beta subunit: protein MIKLQTPISEEQIRELKVGDEVSLSGTIVTARDAAHKLMVEEKPDFIREHLKDSVIYHCGPVVKKDDNGEYSFIAAGPTTSSREEPYQADVMCEYSVRAVIGKGGMGPKTAEGLKKCGGVYLHAVGGAGSLIAQRVTKVETVYKLEEFGTPEAFWVIKVEDFPCVVTMDSHGGSLHKDILEMSTKKAEELMSK, encoded by the coding sequence ATGATTAAGCTTCAGACGCCTATTTCAGAGGAGCAGATCAGAGAACTTAAGGTTGGAGACGAGGTTTCACTCAGCGGAACCATCGTTACAGCCAGAGATGCGGCCCACAAGCTCATGGTTGAGGAGAAGCCGGACTTCATCAGGGAGCACCTGAAGGATTCCGTTATCTACCACTGCGGACCCGTTGTTAAGAAGGATGATAACGGTGAGTACTCCTTCATCGCTGCAGGACCCACAACATCTTCACGTGAGGAACCCTATCAGGCGGACGTAATGTGTGAATACAGCGTCCGTGCGGTTATCGGCAAAGGGGGCATGGGCCCCAAAACAGCCGAAGGGCTCAAGAAATGCGGCGGTGTATACCTCCATGCGGTAGGCGGAGCGGGCTCGCTCATTGCCCAGCGTGTGACAAAGGTGGAAACCGTTTATAAGCTTGAGGAGTTCGGAACACCCGAGGCGTTCTGGGTTATCAAGGTGGAGGATTTCCCCTGCGTTGTAACGATGGACAGCCACGGCGGCAGCCTTCACAAGGATATCCTCGAGATGTCCACTAAGAAGGCCGAAGAGCTCATGAGCAAGTAA
- a CDS encoding RluA family pseudouridine synthase, whose protein sequence is MHNIKVLQETADWVAVIKPHGLHVLPDRYDETIPTLQRVLEKEFGRLYVVHRLDSGTGGVMIFAKTKSFHSYMNTLMEEGRTEKRYLAIVKGAMPEAVTVMLPISKRNQKGRYKINFKSGRRAVTSFYPKVVSERASLVEAQLHTGRTHQIRVHLRAHGHPLEQDFLYNERIDDRRLTLFAKSLDFIDERGTPVHLEAELSDFMRDRLRYYELLEKDP, encoded by the coding sequence ATGCATAACATTAAAGTACTTCAGGAGACAGCGGACTGGGTTGCCGTCATCAAGCCCCATGGACTTCATGTTCTCCCCGACCGCTACGATGAGACTATCCCCACTCTCCAGAGAGTGCTCGAGAAGGAATTCGGTAGGTTATACGTAGTCCACAGGCTGGATTCCGGAACGGGCGGTGTTATGATATTTGCGAAAACCAAGTCCTTTCACAGCTATATGAATACGCTTATGGAGGAGGGGAGGACGGAGAAACGCTACCTCGCTATTGTTAAGGGTGCTATGCCCGAGGCCGTTACGGTTATGCTCCCCATATCCAAGAGGAACCAGAAGGGGCGGTATAAGATTAATTTCAAAAGCGGGCGCAGGGCTGTGACATCCTTCTATCCCAAGGTGGTGTCTGAGCGTGCAAGCCTTGTGGAGGCACAGCTACATACGGGGAGAACCCACCAGATACGTGTCCACCTCAGGGCCCACGGCCATCCTCTGGAGCAGGATTTCCTCTATAACGAAAGGATAGATGACAGAAGGCTCACCCTGTTTGCAAAATCATTGGATTTTATTGATGAACGGGGTACACCGGTTCATCTGGAAGCGGAATTGTCGGATTTCATGCGAGATCGGCTTAGGTATTATGAATTATTAGAAAAAGATCCTTGA
- a CDS encoding DUF1302 family protein, translated as MRLIVAAGILLFCTFTPVQAQDVDELLQNFDTPSDNATSGELDSVMEGFGSGESVSVENSSGERSDFDFTTSISLYSSYAHSAERGRQGLAALRGEFQEDVEYKPSMNLEFFVSVKYSRDLVFGIRGDDGYTHNEVDDRAEELELRSAYILATPFSALDLKIGRQVVVWGKSDNIRITDVLNPMDKREPGLTDIEDLRLPVFMTKADYYFGDWNLALIAVHENRLDKLPPYGSDYYPAPYEIDDVKPADGGSETEYAAALNGIFSGWDLSLYAAKIHDDTGYIRMGERLHDFTEMLGFSVNIAEGNWLLKGEGAYFSRLRYTGSEDEKPRGDILLGGEYSGFEDMTVSLELADRHTFDHEERIERLSGSREDELETVLRVTKNMYNERLELTYLAYAYREWGSGGYLQRIEAEWEQTDRLTLRGGLGLYNGGSRDMMESIRKSDRVYTEAKYVF; from the coding sequence GTGAGATTAATTGTTGCTGCCGGCATTCTACTTTTTTGTACGTTCACTCCCGTACAAGCGCAGGATGTTGACGAGCTTTTGCAGAACTTCGATACACCTTCGGATAATGCCACCTCAGGTGAGCTGGACTCCGTTATGGAGGGCTTCGGCTCCGGTGAATCCGTAAGTGTTGAAAACTCATCCGGCGAACGCTCGGATTTTGACTTTACCACAAGCATCTCACTGTACTCATCCTATGCGCACAGTGCGGAAAGGGGTAGACAGGGTCTCGCCGCACTGCGGGGGGAGTTTCAGGAGGATGTGGAGTACAAGCCCTCAATGAATCTGGAGTTTTTTGTGTCCGTGAAATACAGTCGTGACCTCGTTTTCGGCATCAGGGGTGATGATGGATACACCCACAACGAGGTTGATGACCGGGCTGAGGAACTGGAGCTTCGCTCGGCATATATACTCGCTACACCATTCTCTGCACTGGATCTCAAGATAGGCCGCCAGGTTGTTGTCTGGGGAAAATCGGACAATATACGTATAACCGATGTACTGAATCCTATGGACAAGCGTGAGCCCGGTTTGACTGATATCGAAGACCTTCGTCTCCCCGTGTTCATGACCAAGGCTGATTACTACTTCGGTGACTGGAACCTAGCACTCATAGCCGTCCATGAAAACAGGCTGGACAAACTGCCGCCGTATGGGAGCGACTACTATCCGGCTCCCTATGAGATTGACGATGTTAAGCCAGCAGACGGCGGTTCAGAAACCGAGTATGCCGCCGCCCTTAATGGTATATTTTCTGGATGGGATCTCAGCCTCTATGCGGCGAAGATCCATGATGATACGGGATACATCCGTATGGGTGAAAGGCTTCACGATTTTACGGAGATGCTGGGGTTTTCGGTGAATATCGCCGAGGGAAACTGGCTTCTCAAGGGTGAGGGGGCTTATTTCAGCCGTCTGCGCTATACCGGTTCGGAGGATGAAAAGCCCAGGGGTGATATCCTGCTTGGGGGCGAGTACAGCGGTTTTGAGGATATGACGGTATCCCTTGAGCTGGCGGACAGGCATACCTTTGATCACGAAGAGAGGATAGAGAGGCTCAGCGGTAGCAGGGAGGATGAGCTGGAAACGGTTCTCAGGGTAACAAAGAATATGTACAACGAACGTCTGGAGCTTACATATCTGGCTTATGCCTATAGAGAGTGGGGGTCAGGTGGATACCTTCAGCGGATTGAGGCTGAGTGGGAGCAGACTGACAGGCTCACTCTAAGGGGCGGATTAGGGCTTTACAACGGAGGAAGCAGGGATATGATGGAGAGCATCAGGAAGAGCGACAGAGTCTATACGGAGGCGAAATACGTATTCTGA
- a CDS encoding outer membrane lipoprotein-sorting protein — translation MRKILVILMIMTFALTGYAFEDEPEAREIMQKVQDRDDGDDITSDMKMILIDKNGSERVRDMRSFSKDKGEDTMQLMFFTSPADVKDTGFLTYDYDDPDKDDDQWLYLPALKKTKRIASDDKSGSFMGSDFNYSDMTERELPDWRFRIIKEMNVKGEDVWVIEAEAVSEAVADETGYSKSYLFIRKDNYTLTRAVHWENTGGDMKYLDVIKMEKIDGIWMNREVHMTKKSGNVTKHKTVMKIDNIKLYQDLSEDMFTIRRLEKGL, via the coding sequence ATGAGAAAGATACTGGTAATATTGATGATAATGACATTCGCCCTTACGGGGTACGCCTTTGAGGATGAGCCCGAGGCAAGGGAGATAATGCAGAAGGTACAGGACAGGGATGATGGGGACGACATAACATCTGATATGAAGATGATCCTCATAGACAAGAACGGAAGCGAACGGGTGCGTGATATGCGCTCATTCTCCAAAGATAAGGGGGAGGATACCATGCAGCTTATGTTCTTCACCTCCCCTGCTGATGTTAAGGACACTGGTTTCTTAACCTACGACTATGACGATCCGGACAAGGATGATGATCAGTGGCTTTATCTCCCCGCTCTCAAGAAAACAAAGCGTATCGCATCGGATGACAAGAGCGGCAGTTTTATGGGCTCGGACTTCAACTACTCCGATATGACCGAGAGGGAGCTCCCCGACTGGCGCTTCCGCATCATCAAGGAGATGAACGTTAAGGGTGAGGATGTCTGGGTTATCGAAGCAGAGGCTGTGAGCGAGGCGGTGGCCGATGAGACAGGCTACAGCAAGTCCTATCTGTTCATCCGCAAGGATAACTATACACTCACCCGTGCAGTTCACTGGGAGAACACCGGCGGAGATATGAAGTATCTGGATGTGATAAAGATGGAGAAGATAGACGGGATCTGGATGAACCGTGAGGTGCACATGACGAAGAAGTCCGGAAACGTTACTAAGCATAAGACGGTCATGAAGATTGACAACATTAAACTCTATCAGGATCTTTCCGAGGATATGTTCACCATAAGAAGGCTGGAGAAGGGGTTGTGA